A single region of the Granulicella aggregans genome encodes:
- a CDS encoding S9 family peptidase: MTLAVTTAPPVARTEPTVTPLHGVTLTDNYAWLRDKASPETLAYLNAENAYTEAAMAPTQALQKQLYDEMLSHIKETDESVPYRMNGFFYYSRTVTGLQYPLHCRRIATGPKFDESQPEEILLDVNKLAEGQPFMSVGGMAVTPSGSILAYTTDNTGFRQYTLHIRDLATGQDLPDTAERVGSIVWAADSKTLFYTTEDEQTKRHDHLFRHTLGTETANDVLVLHEEDERFNVGVGKTRDGKLLMVEIGSHTTNECLILSAQTPTEAFQLIAPRLDDQEYYPDHRDGTLYIRTNDTGRNFRLVTAPIATPGREHWTELLPHNPDVPLEDFDLFESFLVTSRRELGLPVMDVFPLSGDRELGQSARIAFPEPTYSAGSHVNREFDTIVFRYSYQSLVSPASVFEYDIASATSTLLKMQEVPGGFDPALYASERVMITAADGVEVPVSLVYRRDSFKRDATNPLYVYGYGSYGYALPVSFSGARLSLLDRGLVLAYAHIRGGGEMGDPWHDAGKMMQKLTTFTDFTAAVEQLTAKGYGDPTRVAIEGGSAGGLLMGAVVNQRPDLFRVVLSHVPFVDVMNTMLDATLPLTVAEYEEWGNPNEADAFAYMLRYSPYDNLKPGNYPAMLVKTSLNDSQVMYWEPAKYVAKLRTLKQNDTPLLLHTNMDAGHGGASGRYDYLKEVAFDYAFLLTQLGVV; the protein is encoded by the coding sequence ATGACTCTCGCCGTAACCACTGCCCCGCCAGTAGCCCGTACCGAGCCCACCGTCACCCCTCTGCACGGCGTCACCCTGACTGACAACTACGCCTGGCTCCGCGACAAGGCCTCCCCCGAGACCCTCGCCTATCTGAACGCCGAGAACGCCTACACCGAAGCCGCCATGGCCCCCACCCAGGCCCTCCAGAAGCAGCTCTACGACGAGATGCTCTCCCACATCAAGGAGACCGACGAGTCTGTTCCCTACCGCATGAACGGCTTCTTCTACTACTCGCGCACGGTCACCGGCCTGCAGTATCCTCTGCACTGCCGCCGCATCGCCACCGGCCCCAAATTCGACGAGAGCCAGCCCGAAGAGATCCTCCTCGACGTCAACAAGCTCGCCGAAGGCCAGCCCTTCATGTCCGTCGGTGGCATGGCCGTAACCCCGTCAGGGAGCATCCTCGCCTACACCACGGACAATACCGGCTTCCGCCAGTACACGCTGCACATCCGCGACCTCGCCACCGGCCAGGATCTCCCTGACACCGCCGAACGCGTCGGCTCCATCGTCTGGGCGGCAGATTCAAAGACACTCTTCTACACCACCGAAGATGAGCAAACCAAGCGCCACGACCATCTCTTCCGCCACACTCTCGGGACGGAAACTGCGAACGACGTTCTTGTCTTGCATGAAGAAGACGAACGCTTCAACGTCGGCGTCGGCAAGACCCGGGACGGCAAACTCCTCATGGTCGAGATCGGCAGCCACACCACCAACGAGTGCCTCATCCTCTCCGCACAGACGCCCACAGAAGCCTTCCAACTCATCGCCCCCCGCCTTGACGACCAGGAGTACTACCCCGACCATCGCGACGGAACCCTCTACATCCGCACCAACGACACAGGCCGCAACTTCCGCCTCGTCACCGCTCCGATCGCAACACCCGGCCGCGAGCACTGGACCGAGCTTCTTCCCCACAACCCTGACGTTCCTCTAGAAGACTTCGACCTCTTCGAATCCTTCCTCGTCACATCGCGCCGCGAACTCGGACTGCCCGTCATGGACGTCTTCCCGCTCAGCGGCGACCGCGAACTCGGCCAATCCGCCCGCATCGCCTTCCCTGAGCCCACCTACTCCGCTGGCTCCCACGTCAACCGCGAGTTCGACACTATCGTCTTCCGCTACAGCTACCAGTCACTCGTCTCGCCCGCCTCCGTCTTCGAGTACGACATCGCCTCCGCAACTTCCACTCTGCTCAAGATGCAGGAGGTCCCCGGCGGCTTCGATCCCGCCCTCTACGCCTCGGAGCGCGTGATGATCACAGCCGCTGACGGCGTCGAAGTTCCTGTCTCCCTCGTCTATCGCCGCGACTCCTTCAAGCGCGACGCCACCAACCCGCTCTACGTCTACGGCTACGGCTCCTACGGCTACGCTCTCCCCGTCAGCTTCAGCGGAGCCCGCCTCTCGCTCCTCGACCGCGGCCTGGTCCTCGCCTACGCCCACATTCGCGGCGGCGGCGAGATGGGCGATCCCTGGCACGACGCCGGCAAGATGATGCAGAAGCTCACCACCTTCACCGACTTCACCGCTGCTGTCGAACAGCTCACCGCGAAGGGCTACGGAGACCCCACCCGCGTCGCCATCGAAGGCGGCAGCGCCGGCGGCCTGCTGATGGGGGCGGTCGTCAACCAGCGCCCCGACCTATTCCGCGTCGTCCTCTCGCACGTCCCCTTCGTCGACGTCATGAACACCATGCTGGATGCCACGCTGCCCCTTACCGTGGCTGAGTACGAAGAGTGGGGCAATCCCAACGAGGCGGATGCCTTCGCCTACATGCTCCGGTACTCGCCCTACGACAACCTCAAGCCCGGCAACTACCCCGCCATGCTCGTCAAGACCAGCCTCAACGACTCGCAGGTCATGTACTGGGAGCCCGCGAAGTACGTCGCCAAACTCCGCACGCTGAAGCAGAACGACACGCCCCTCCTTCTACATACCAACATGGATGCCGGCCACGGCGGAGCCTCCGGCCGCTACGACTATCTGAAAGAGGTCGCCTTCGACTACGCCTTCCTGCTCACCCAGCTGGGCGTCGTCTAG